One part of the Xiphophorus hellerii strain 12219 chromosome 17, Xiphophorus_hellerii-4.1, whole genome shotgun sequence genome encodes these proteins:
- the slc41a2b gene encoding solute carrier family 41 member 2 yields MSMKNLGGALGDSLGSSLAVRMSGAAGGWSALSLKPVAPVRIGSIFQTMVPTGYTKLQEDRLAMVDLGAKPEAGSLQNGYRQEATHMEGRRIVERASRSSITLSDCGEGGCAETEPMLAEWRLSGDDASDKEVEEDTVEALGEEGSNMPKESPLAMALQILVPFLLAGFGTVSAGMVLDIVQHWEAFRFITEIFILVPALLGLKGNLEMTLASRLSTAVNVGKMDSPIEKWNLIIGNLALKQVQATVVGFLAAVAAVVLGWIPEGKFQMSHAVLLCSSSVATAFIASLLQGILMVGVIVGSKKTGINPDNVATPIAASFGDLITLAILAWISQGLYKCLDSYPYVSSLVCAFFMCLTPLWIIISSKHPASRTLLYSGWEPVITAMVISSIGGLILGKTVSDPNLAGIVVYTPVINGIGGNLVAIQASRISTHLHFHCAPGEVPDEAKGCYYPCRAFCGTGANHRSAQVLLLLGIPGHLIFLYTIHLMKSGHTTLTPIFMSVYLAAALLQVLLLLSIADWMVHSMWRSGKDPDSFSIPYLTALGDLLGTALLALSFHFLWLIGDQDSDVGD; encoded by the exons CGGCTCCATTTTTCAGACCATGGTTCCCACTGGCTACACCAAGCTGCAGGAGGATCGATTAGCCATGGTGGACCTGGGGGCGAAACCCGAGGCCGGCTCGCTGCAGAACGGCTACAGACAGGAGGCGACTCACATGGAGGGCCGGCGGATCGTGGAGCGGGCGTCCCGCTCCTCCATAACTCTGTCGGACTGTGGAGAAGGGGGCTGCGCTGAGACAGAGCCCATGCTGGCAGAGTGGAGACTCTCCGGGGACGACGCCAGTGACAAGGAGGTAGAGGAGGATACGGTAGAGGCGCTGGGGGAAGAGGGGTCCAATATGCCCAAGGAGTCGCCGCTGGCCATGGCTTTGCAGATACTGGTGCCTTTTCTCTTGGCTGGCTTTGGAACGGTGTCAGCTGGAATGGTGCTGGATATTGTTCAG CACTGGGAGGCCTTCCGGTTCATCACAGAGATCTTCATCCTGGTTCCTGCTCTGCTGGGCCTGAAGGGGAACCTGGAGATGACTCTGGCCTCCAGGCTGTCCACAGCT GTAAATGTAGGGAAGATGGACTCTCCCATAGAGAAGTGGAACCTAATCATCGGCAACCTGGCACTGAAGCAG gTCCAGGCCACAGTGGTGGGGTTCCTGGCAGCTGTAGCAGCCGTCGTGCTCGGTTGGATCCCAGAGGGGAAGTTTCAGATGAGCCATGCTGTTTTGCTCTGCTCAAGCAGCGTGGCCACGGCCTTCATAGCCTCCCTGCTGCAGG GTATCCTCATGGTCGGGGTAATTGTGGGGTCGAAAAAGACCGGCATCAACCCGGACAACGTAGCCACACCCATCGCTGCCAGTTTTGGTGACCTCATAACTCTGGCCATCCTGGCCTGGATAAGCCAAGGCCTCTACAAATGTCTGG ACTCCTATCCTTACGTATCATCGTTGGTTTGCGCCTTCTTTATGTGTCTGACTCCTCTGTGGATCATCATTTCCTCCAAGCACCCGGCCAGCCGCACGCTGCTGTACTCCGGATGGGAGCCAGTCATCACCGCCATGGTCATCAGCAG TATCGGAGGACTCATTCTGGGCAAAACGGTGTCTGACCCTAACCTAGCTGGCATTGTAGTATACACCCCAGTTATCAACG GTATTGGAGGAAACTTGGTGGCCATCCAGGCCAGCAGGATTTCTACCCACCTGCATTTCCACTGCGCTCCAGGAGAAGTTCCTGACGAGGCCAAGGGCTGCTACTACCCCTGCCGCGCATTCTGTGGCACAG GAGCAAATCATCGCTCAGCTCAGGTTCTGCTGCTTCTGGGGATCCCCGGCCACCTGATTTTCCTCTACACCATCCACCTGATGAAAAGCGGCCACACCACACTCACCCCCATCTTCATGTCCGTTTAcctggctgctgctctgctgcag gtgctgctgctgctgtccatAGCAGACTGGATGGTTCACTCCATGTGGCGCAGTGGCAAAGACCCCGACAGCTTCTCCATCCCCTACCTGACGGCTCTGGGGGACCTGCTGGGCACGGCGCTGCTGGCGCTCAGCTTCCACTTCCTGTGGCTCATCGGAGACCAGGACAGCGACGTAGGGGACTGa